From a region of the Oryza sativa Japonica Group chromosome 6, ASM3414082v1 genome:
- the LOC4340083 gene encoding early nodulin-93: MATVTRAHLEQRLALAKRCSREANIAGVKAAAVATIASAVPTLASVRMLPWAKANINPTGQALIICTAAGMAYFVAADKKILSLARRHSFENAPEHLKNTSFQGTGRPHPAFFRP; this comes from the exons ATGGCAACGGTGACCCGTGCACACCTGGAGCAGAGGCTCGCCCTCGCCAAGCGCTGCTCGCGTG AGGCAAACATTGCAGGGGTTAAGGCGGCTGCCGTTGCGACCATCGCTTCTGCAGTTCCCACC CTGGCGAGCGTGAGGATGCTGCCATGGGCGAAGGCCAACATCAACCCGACGGGGCAGGCGCTGATCATCTGCACGGCGGCCGGGATGGCAtacttcgtcgccgccgacaagAAGATCCTCTCGCTGGCGAGGAGGCACTCCTTCGAGAACGCACCTGAACACCTCAAGAACACCTCCTTCCAGGGCACCGGCCGCCCTCACCCTGCCTTCTTCAGGCCCTGA
- the LOC9271477 gene encoding early nodulin-93, producing the protein MSTTVTRAHLEQRLALAKRCSREANLAGVKAAAVATIASAVPTLASVRMLPWAKANINPTGQALIICTAAGMAYFVAADKKILSLARRHSFENAPEHLKNTSFQGTGRPHPAFFRP; encoded by the exons ATGTCGACGACGGTGACCCGTGCTCACCTGGAGCAGAGGCTCGCCCTCGCCAAGCGCTGCTCCCGGG AGGCGAACCTTGCAGGGGTTAAGGCGGCTGCTGTCGCGACCATCGCCTCTGCCGTTCCAACC CTGGCGAGCGTGAGGATGCTGCCATGGGCGAAGGCCAACATCAACCCGACGGGGCAGGCGCTGATCATCTGCACGGCGGCCGGGATGGCAtacttcgtcgccgccgacaagAAGATCCTCTCGCTGGCCAGGAGGCACTCCTTCGAGAACGCACCTGAACACCTCAAGAACACCTCCTTCCAGGGCACCGGCCGCCCTCACCCTGCCTTCTTCAGGCCATGA
- the LOC4340082 gene encoding uncharacterized protein — protein sequence MGMLNLMRLMSVKRRRRQVQVPHDGLIALRAKRKCSPCQQDGDSQGAADIEIPDLPEDIWRLIHSLMPMRAAARAACVSRSFLSSWRCHPNLNFSSEAFGLNRNACGKEELAGLFYSKVDHILKRHSGIGVKKLTIKVYSDYSGKGSSYLNNWLQIGVKPGIEELIISLTQFQAKYNFPCSLLSNGSGDSIQYLHLSNCSFHPTVTLGGLRSLTRLYLCCVRITENELSCFLSHSLALEQLEIRYCDRIVCLKVPCLLQRLISLKVFGCDNLKLIENEAPNVSIFAFQGDKTQLKLGETLQMKSLCMVRSGYVYHARAELPSIMPNLESLAMKSFKETAFAPKLCSKFLCLRHLSIALIGYFPAYDYLSLASYIHAAPSLETFYLTVMQRYVQNVSIFAHPADLRSIREEQHHSLKSVRVTSFISVKSLVELTCHILESTTSLECLTLDASQTGFRCDTPGSKIGKCPPLDRDIIMEGHRGVLAIRRYIQPRVPSTVKLNVLEPCSCHCTEL from the exons ATGGGGATGCTGAATCTGATGCGCCTCATGTCCgtcaagcgccgccgccgccaagtccAAGTTCCCCATG ATGGATTGATTGCCTTACGGGCTAAAAGAAAGTGTTCACCCTGCCAACAAGATGGCGATTCTCAGGGCGCTGCTGACATAGAGATACCAGACCTTCCAGAG GACATCTGGCGTCTTATACATTCCTTGATGCCAATGCGAGCTGCTGCCCGAGCTGCCTGTGTGTCTCGTTCCTTTCTAAGTTCCTGGAGATGCCATCCCAACCTCAATTTCAGTAGTGAAGCATTTGGGTTGAATAGAAATGCATGTGGAAAGGAAGAATTGGCTGGACTTTTCTACAGCAAAGTCGACCACATTCTCAAAAGGCACTCAGGCATCGGCGTGAAAAAACTTACGATTAAGGTATATTCAGATTATAGTGGGAAGGGCTCTTCATATCTCAACAATTGGCTTCAGATTGGTGTTAAACCAGGGATTGAAGAACTCATAATTTCACTGACCCAGTTCCAGGCAAAGTACAATTTCCCATGCTCTCTTCTGTCGAATGGGAGTGGAGACTCAATCCAATATCTTCACCTTTCTAACTGTTCCTTCCACCCAACAGTCACACTTGGTGGCTTAAGAAGTCTGACGAGATTGTATCTCTGTTGTGTGCGTATTACGGAGAACGAGTTAAGCTGCTTTCTTTCCCATTCTCTTGCATTGGAGCAGTTGGAAATCAGGTACTGCGATAGGATTGTTTGCCTGAAGGTACCTTGCCTACTGCAGCGGCTCATCTCCCTGAAGGTGTTTGGGTGCGACAATCTGAAACTGATAGAAAATGAAGCTCCTAATGTCTCCATTTTTGCATTTCAAGGGGACAAAACGCAACTGAAACTTGGAGAAACTTTGCAAATGAAGAGCCTATGCATGGTTCGCTCTGGTTATGTTTATCATGCTCGTGCTGAACTTCCATCCATCATGCCAAATCTTGAATCTCTTGCCATGAAGTCATTCAAAGAG ACGGCCTTTGCACCGAAGCTGTGTAGCAAATTCCTCTGCCTCAGGCACTTGAGCATTGCCCTTATTGGATATTTCCCAGCCTATGACTATTTGTCCCTGGCTTCTTATATTCATGCTGCACCTTCTCTGGAGACTTTCTACCTGACT GTAATGCAGCGGTACGTGCAGAATGTTTCAATTTTTGCACATCCTGCAGATCTGAGATCAATACGAGAAGAGCAGCATCACAGCCTTAAGAGTGTGAGGGTCACATCATTCATCTCTGTAAAGAGCTTGGTTGAGCTGACATGCCATATCCTTGAGAGTACAACTTCCCTTGAGTGCTTGACATTGGATGCTTCTCAGACTGGTTTTAGGTGTGATACTCCTGGCAGCAAAATTGGCAAATGCCCCCCACTAGATAGGGACATTATCATGGAAGGTCACAGAGGGGTCTTGGCTATCAGAAGATACATCCAGCCTAGGGTACCTTCCACAGTGAAGCTGAATGTTTTGGAGCCCTGCAGCTGCCATTGTACTGAACTTTAG
- the LOC4340085 gene encoding early nodulin-93, translating to MATVTRAHLEQRLALAKRCSREANIAGVKAAAVATIASAVPTLASVRMLPWAKANINPTGQALIICTAAGMAYFVAADKKILSLARRHSFENAPEHLKNTSFQGAGRPHPAFFRP from the exons ATGGCAACGGTGACCCGTGCTCACCTGGAGCAGAGGCTCGCCCTGGCCAAGCGCTGCTCGCGTG AGGCGAACATTGCAGGGGTTAAGGCGGCTGCCGTTGCGACCATCGCCTCCGCCGTTCCAACC CTGGCGAGCGTGAGGATGCTGCCATGGGCGAAGGCGAACATCAACCCGACGGGGCAGGCGCTGATCATCTGCACGGCGGCCGGGATGGCATACTTCGTGGCCGCCGACAAGAAGATCCTCTCGCTGGCGAGGAGGCACTCCTTCGAGAACGCACCGGAGCACCTCAAGAACACCTCCTTCCAGGGCGCCGGCCGCCCTCACCCTGCCTTCTTCAGGCCATGA
- the LOC4340084 gene encoding early nodulin-93: MSTVTRAYLDQKLALAKRCSREATLAGAKAAAVATVASAVPTLASVRMLPWAKANINPTGQALIICTAAGMAYFVAADKKILSLARKHSFEGAPEHLKNTSFQGTGRPHPAFFRP; this comes from the exons atgtcgacGGTGACTCGTGCCTACTTGGATCAGAAGCTCGCACTCGCCAAGCGCTGCTCCAGAG AGGCGACGCTCGCCGGAGCCAaggctgcggcggtggcgacggtggcatcCGCCGTCCCAACG TTGGCGAGCGTGAGGATGCTGCCATGGGCGAAGGCCAACATCAACCCGACGGGTCAGGCGCTGATCATCTGCACGGCGGCTGGGATGGCAtacttcgtcgccgccgacaagAAGATCCTCTCGCTGGCGAGGAAGCACTCGTTCGAGGGCGCACCGGAGCACCTCAAGAACACCTCCTTCCAGGGCACCGGCCGCCCTCACCCAGCCTTCTTCAGGCCATGA